In Sparus aurata chromosome 2, fSpaAur1.1, whole genome shotgun sequence, a single genomic region encodes these proteins:
- the LOC115565961 gene encoding zinc finger FYVE domain-containing protein 1 isoform X2, whose protein sequence is MCSSFGKSPVRDESEFVDRLGCGDTAGVKVLSIFGNTGDGKSHTLNHILFGGESVFYTSKSPSSCTVGVWAAYDPSLSLVALDTEGLLGAAVNQNQRMRLLLKVLAVSDIVVYRTRAERLHNDMFLFLSSASGAYLKHFTPELRALSSRCGLDVPLSSLGPAVIVFQETTHTQLLGHDSKVAGHADTLLQKRFHDLGLGTQAFSSVQYVGTQTITPPTDYSRLLEAVKQQVKNTHTRSPRQPGIVFHALEALSERFCGELSDEKMTPYSFFPDEYFTCSAVCLSCNIRCKNGMNHLRDRVPHSADGLCQYAHQYNNKVLICKRCYEGGREVIVIPKTSASNENPWFGLAKYAWSGYVLECASCGVIYRSRQYWMGNQDPESGVVRSEVKHVWEGSDMFLTSHQNAAQRVLDGMNYMIQSVSEYSTGPTKAVAAWLTDQVAPPYWRPNTEITACHGCEKVFAEAERKHHCRSCGEGFCHPCSSHRMPVPERGWGSGPVRVCKACYRQGGPADTNSQVCKVEPRGLIARRVTEVAQSTLDMVTTAVDYPLCFVKDVARPDYWVPDQEITQCHQCSKTFTPAMSKHHCRACGQGVCGRCSTHNRPVPSRGWDHPVRVCDSCHARTDSL, encoded by the exons ATGTGTTCCTCATTCGGAAAGTCCCCG GTCCGCGACGAGTCTGAGTTTGTGGACAGACTCGGCTGTGGGGACACCGCAGGAGTCAAGGTCCTCTCCATCTTTGGCAACACCGGCGATGGCAAGTCCCACACCCTTAATCACATCCTGTTCGGTGGCGAGAGTGTTTTCTACACCTCCAAGTCCCCCAGCTCCTGTACGGTGGGAGTGTGGGCCGCGTATGACCCCAGCCTCAGCCTGGTCGCCCTGGATACTGAGGGCCTTCTGGGAGCGGCAGTCAATCAGAACCAGAGAATGCGGCTGCTGCTAAAG GTATTGGCGGTATCTGATATTGTAGTGTATCGCACACGGGCAGAGCGCCTCCACAACGACATGTTCCTGTTCCTGAGCAGCGCCTCAGGGGCCTACCTGAAGCACTTCACCCCGGAGCTCAGGGCCCTCTCCAGCCGCTGTGGTCTGGACGtgcccctctcctctctcggGCCGGCCGTTATTGTCTTCCAGGAGACAACGCACACCCAGTTGCTTGGTCATG ATTCTAAGGTGGCTGGCCACGCTGACACACTGCTCCAGAAGCGTTTTCACGACCTTGGTTTGGGGACACAGGCCTTTAGCTCGGTGCAGTATGTAGGCACTCAGACCATCACACCTCCCACTGACTACAGCAGGTTGCTTGAAGCCGTCAAGCAGCAAGTCAAGAACACTCACACACGCTCCCCTCGTCAGCCCGGGATAGTGTTTCATGCTCTGGAA GCACTAAGTGAGCGTTTCTGTGGGGAACTGTCAGATGAAAAGATGACCCCATACTCCTTCTTTCCAGACGAGTACTTCACCTGCTCTGCTGTGTGCCTCAGCTGCAA CATTCGGTGTAAAAATGGAATGAACCATCTGAGAGACAGGGTCCCCCACTCGGCTGATGGACTGTGCCAGTATGCACACCAGTACAACAACAAGGTCCTCATCTGTAAG CGGTGCTATGAAGGAGGCAGGGAGGTGATTGTCATCCCCAAGACGTCAGCTTCCAATGAAAACCCATGGTTTGGATTGGCCAAGTACGCCTGGTCAGG CTATGTGTTGGAGTGTGCTAGCTGTGGTGTAATCTACCGCAGCAGACAGTACTGGATGGGCAACCAGGACCCTGAGAGTGGCGTGGTACGATCTGAGGTCAAGCATGTCTGGGAGGGG TCGGACATGTTTCTAACGTCCCATCAAAACGCGGCCCAGAGGGTACTGGATGGGATGAACTACATGATCCAGTCAGTGTCAGAGTACAGCACCGGCCCCACCAAAGCTGTCGCTGCCTGGCTCACTGATCAGGTGGCACCGCCATACTGGAGACCCAACACAGAGATCACT GCCTGTCACGGCTGTGAGAAGGTGTTCGCAGAGGCGGAAAGGAAACACCACTGTCGATCATGCGGCGAGGGTTTCTGCCATCCCTGCTCCAGCCACAGGATGCCCGTGCCAGAGAGAGGCTGGGGCAGCGGTCCTGTCAGGGTGTGTAAGGCCTGCTACCGACAGGGAGGGCCAGCTGACACCAACAGCCAGG TGTGCAAGGTGGAGCCTCGTGGTCTGATAGCCCGCAGGGTGACGGAGGTGGCCCAGTCTACACTGGACATGGTCACCACAGCTGTCGACTACCCTCTCT GTTTTGTGAAGGATGTGGCTCGGCCAGATTACTGGGTACCTGACCAAGAAATCACTCAGTGCCACCAGTGCTCCAAAACCTTCACCCCGGCAATGTCCAAGCACCACTGCAGGGCCTGTGGACAGGGTGTGTGTGGCCGCTGCTCCACACACAACAGGCCTGTGCCCTCCCGAGGCTGGGACCACCCAGTCAGAGTGTGTGACAGCTGCCACGCCCGCACGGATAGTCTTTGA
- the LOC115565961 gene encoding zinc finger FYVE domain-containing protein 1 isoform X1, whose amino-acid sequence MSDILMKEMESISIGPVKAEERPDGVRSFLLVDELENLQVRDESEFVDRLGCGDTAGVKVLSIFGNTGDGKSHTLNHILFGGESVFYTSKSPSSCTVGVWAAYDPSLSLVALDTEGLLGAAVNQNQRMRLLLKVLAVSDIVVYRTRAERLHNDMFLFLSSASGAYLKHFTPELRALSSRCGLDVPLSSLGPAVIVFQETTHTQLLGHDSKVAGHADTLLQKRFHDLGLGTQAFSSVQYVGTQTITPPTDYSRLLEAVKQQVKNTHTRSPRQPGIVFHALEALSERFCGELSDEKMTPYSFFPDEYFTCSAVCLSCNIRCKNGMNHLRDRVPHSADGLCQYAHQYNNKVLICKRCYEGGREVIVIPKTSASNENPWFGLAKYAWSGYVLECASCGVIYRSRQYWMGNQDPESGVVRSEVKHVWEGSDMFLTSHQNAAQRVLDGMNYMIQSVSEYSTGPTKAVAAWLTDQVAPPYWRPNTEITACHGCEKVFAEAERKHHCRSCGEGFCHPCSSHRMPVPERGWGSGPVRVCKACYRQGGPADTNSQVCKVEPRGLIARRVTEVAQSTLDMVTTAVDYPLCFVKDVARPDYWVPDQEITQCHQCSKTFTPAMSKHHCRACGQGVCGRCSTHNRPVPSRGWDHPVRVCDSCHARTDSL is encoded by the exons ATGTCCGATATACTAATGAAAGAAATGGAGAGTATATCTATCGGCCCGGTGAAGGCGGAGGAGCGTCCCGACGGAGTCCGGAGCTTCCTGCTGGTGGATGAACTAGAGAACCTGCAG GTCCGCGACGAGTCTGAGTTTGTGGACAGACTCGGCTGTGGGGACACCGCAGGAGTCAAGGTCCTCTCCATCTTTGGCAACACCGGCGATGGCAAGTCCCACACCCTTAATCACATCCTGTTCGGTGGCGAGAGTGTTTTCTACACCTCCAAGTCCCCCAGCTCCTGTACGGTGGGAGTGTGGGCCGCGTATGACCCCAGCCTCAGCCTGGTCGCCCTGGATACTGAGGGCCTTCTGGGAGCGGCAGTCAATCAGAACCAGAGAATGCGGCTGCTGCTAAAG GTATTGGCGGTATCTGATATTGTAGTGTATCGCACACGGGCAGAGCGCCTCCACAACGACATGTTCCTGTTCCTGAGCAGCGCCTCAGGGGCCTACCTGAAGCACTTCACCCCGGAGCTCAGGGCCCTCTCCAGCCGCTGTGGTCTGGACGtgcccctctcctctctcggGCCGGCCGTTATTGTCTTCCAGGAGACAACGCACACCCAGTTGCTTGGTCATG ATTCTAAGGTGGCTGGCCACGCTGACACACTGCTCCAGAAGCGTTTTCACGACCTTGGTTTGGGGACACAGGCCTTTAGCTCGGTGCAGTATGTAGGCACTCAGACCATCACACCTCCCACTGACTACAGCAGGTTGCTTGAAGCCGTCAAGCAGCAAGTCAAGAACACTCACACACGCTCCCCTCGTCAGCCCGGGATAGTGTTTCATGCTCTGGAA GCACTAAGTGAGCGTTTCTGTGGGGAACTGTCAGATGAAAAGATGACCCCATACTCCTTCTTTCCAGACGAGTACTTCACCTGCTCTGCTGTGTGCCTCAGCTGCAA CATTCGGTGTAAAAATGGAATGAACCATCTGAGAGACAGGGTCCCCCACTCGGCTGATGGACTGTGCCAGTATGCACACCAGTACAACAACAAGGTCCTCATCTGTAAG CGGTGCTATGAAGGAGGCAGGGAGGTGATTGTCATCCCCAAGACGTCAGCTTCCAATGAAAACCCATGGTTTGGATTGGCCAAGTACGCCTGGTCAGG CTATGTGTTGGAGTGTGCTAGCTGTGGTGTAATCTACCGCAGCAGACAGTACTGGATGGGCAACCAGGACCCTGAGAGTGGCGTGGTACGATCTGAGGTCAAGCATGTCTGGGAGGGG TCGGACATGTTTCTAACGTCCCATCAAAACGCGGCCCAGAGGGTACTGGATGGGATGAACTACATGATCCAGTCAGTGTCAGAGTACAGCACCGGCCCCACCAAAGCTGTCGCTGCCTGGCTCACTGATCAGGTGGCACCGCCATACTGGAGACCCAACACAGAGATCACT GCCTGTCACGGCTGTGAGAAGGTGTTCGCAGAGGCGGAAAGGAAACACCACTGTCGATCATGCGGCGAGGGTTTCTGCCATCCCTGCTCCAGCCACAGGATGCCCGTGCCAGAGAGAGGCTGGGGCAGCGGTCCTGTCAGGGTGTGTAAGGCCTGCTACCGACAGGGAGGGCCAGCTGACACCAACAGCCAGG TGTGCAAGGTGGAGCCTCGTGGTCTGATAGCCCGCAGGGTGACGGAGGTGGCCCAGTCTACACTGGACATGGTCACCACAGCTGTCGACTACCCTCTCT GTTTTGTGAAGGATGTGGCTCGGCCAGATTACTGGGTACCTGACCAAGAAATCACTCAGTGCCACCAGTGCTCCAAAACCTTCACCCCGGCAATGTCCAAGCACCACTGCAGGGCCTGTGGACAGGGTGTGTGTGGCCGCTGCTCCACACACAACAGGCCTGTGCCCTCCCGAGGCTGGGACCACCCAGTCAGAGTGTGTGACAGCTGCCACGCCCGCACGGATAGTCTTTGA